The following proteins are encoded in a genomic region of Cryptomeria japonica chromosome 11, Sugi_1.0, whole genome shotgun sequence:
- the LOC131079009 gene encoding uncharacterized protein LOC131079009: MDTKVKSLKLLRSYNVIGEAFKIIHSQAKLFGIIALALIPISVFITLLTQLVLLLPSIAAAVYTVAALYKGKQENSFAAVIMPFPTVWKHMLIPWLWYFIINFAITVTFAFIVWLALITPYWIAFYVAVAIVPMVLEGVRIYVEMVWQVTTVVSVMEEGCYGLESIKKSHRLIHGKRITAWALTGVYIENARFFNFVAFVGNSYFLGLGAKMLCGTAYVVLAYVIILMWAVTQSVFYFVCKSHHRKSVDDGLSLEDYPKKTNNNNGSLKLEP, encoded by the exons ATGGATACGAAGGTGAAAAGCTTAAAGCTACTGCGATCCTATAATGTTATAGGAGAGGCCTTCAAAATCATTCACTCTCAAGCCAAATTATTTGGGATCATCGCTCTAGCGTTGATTCCCATTTCCGTTTTTATAACACTGT TGACGCAACTTGTGTTGTTATTGCCCTCCATAGCAGCAGCTGTGTACACTGTGGCTGCTCTTTACAAGGGGAAGCAGGAAAACTCTTTCGCAGCGGTTATAATGCCCTTTCCCACAGTGTGGAAACACATGCTGATACCTTGGCTGTGGTATTTTATCATCAACTTCGCGATTACAGTGACTTTTGCTTTTATTGTGTGGTTGGCCTTAATTACACCGTATTGGATAGCGTTTTACGTTGCCGTAGCAATTGTTCCTATGGTGTTGGAGGGCGTGAGAATATATGTGGAAATGGTGTGGCAGGTGACGACTGTGGTTAGTGTTATGGAGGAGGGATGTTATGGTTTGGAGAGCATAAAGAAGAGCCACCGTCTCATTCATGGAAAGCGCATCACAGCTTGGGCGCTCACCGGAGTTTACATTGAAAATGCTCGATTTTTTAATTTTGTAGCATTTGTAGGGAATTCTTATTTTTTGGGATTAGGGGCCAAGATGTTGTGTGGAACAGCATACGTGGTGTTGGCTTATGTCATTATTTTGATGTGGGCGGTAACGCAGAGCGTGTTCTACTTTGTGTGCAAATCTCACCACAGGAAGAGCGTAGATGATGGGCTCTCTTTGGAGGACTACCCTAAAAAGACCAACAATAACAATGGATCGCTGAAATTGGAGCCTTAG
- the LOC131079010 gene encoding uncharacterized protein LOC131079010 has protein sequence MDIIDWQNDNEVHMAKTFFDTYVSAWNPLTKADQNNTVSYTAIDDPCLADTTKIFSMSPATDYEALVNTLERHTKCTQNTCLRKKGHLLQCRYRAPWPEQQTSTLTIDIDNKPCYAPARNDDRLNIHSPCMLSIWQANIDCQLVTSRKAILQYISKYASKSEKKSEPYTEMLKTIVNATTSEDTVFLTYQKFMMGIIADHDINTQETCHMLQKLPLITCSRQFISLNEVMLLGNLWLEVGLVNGSIGLVKNIIYEPNTKPPDLPKFVIVRFQNYKGPPWDPLHPNDIPITPIARGRHTQIPLTTAWAITIHKSQGLILDKATIHIGNTEKQGLTFTAISRVKSINGICIHPPFSFERYAKMQKSAFTTIKKKEETRLQQLSALTSTLLDCNLQL, from the exons ATGGACATCATTGATTGGCAAAATGACAATGAAGTCCATATGGCTAAAACATTCTTTGACACATACGTTTCTGCTTGGAACCCTCTTACCAAAGCTGACCAAAATAATACAGTTTCCTACACTGCAATAGATGACCCATGCTTGGCTGATACTACAAAGATATTCTCAATGTCCCCGGCAACTGATTATGAAGCATTGGTAAATACTTTGGAGAGACACACAAAATGCACACAAAATACATGTCTCAGGAAAAAAGGTCATTTATTGCAATGTCGTTACAGAGCTCCATGGCCTGAACAACAAACATCTACATTAACAATTGATATTGACAATAAACCATGTTATGCACCTGCAAGGAATGATGACCGCTTGAATATTCATAGCCCTTGCATGCTTTCAATATGGCAGGCTAACATTGATTGCCAGCTTGTTACTTCAAGAAAAGCCATCTTACAATACATTTCAAAGTATGcttcaaaatctgaaaaaaaatcaGAACCTTATACTGAAATGCTAAAAACTATTGTAAACGCAACTACTTCTGAAGATACTGTCTTCTTGACATACCAAAAATTTATGATGGGGATAATAGCAGACCATGATATCAACACACAAGAGACTTGTCATATGTTGCAGAAATTGCCGCTCATTACCTGTAGCCGACAGTTTATATCTCTTAAT GAGGTGATGTTGCTAGGTAACTTATGGCTTGAAGTTGGCCTTGTGAATGGTTCCATTGGCCTTGTTAAAAACATTATCTATGAACCGAATACCAAACCACCAGACTTGCCAAAGTTTGTTATTGTCCGCTTTCAGAATTATAAAGGCCCTCCATGGGATCCATTACATCCAAATGACATACCCATTACTCCCATTGCCCGAGGCAGGCATACACAAATTCCATTGACAACCGCTTGGGCAATAACTATTCACAAATCTCAAGGCCTTATATTAGATAAAGCTACAATACACATAGGCAACACTGAAAAGCAAGGCCTGACATTTACAGCTATCTCGAGGGTCAAATCAATTAATGGAATATGCATTCATCCACCTTTCTCATTTGAAAGGTATGCAAAAATGCAGAAAAGTGCTTTTACCACCataaaaaagaaggaagaaactcgCTTACAACAACTCTCAGCCCTCACAAGTACATTGCTAGATTGCAATCTACAACTATGA